Proteins encoded by one window of Anopheles maculipalpis chromosome 2RL, idAnoMacuDA_375_x, whole genome shotgun sequence:
- the LOC126556065 gene encoding oligodendrocyte-myelin glycoprotein, with translation MRRRLIRDYMVPVVILLTILLWTSLSEVHAKNEEDGADDGDDMYADEYDDTYDEEDEISGPLPIGTDHARHQSGDSDKSRASSSTTASAGTTAKATSTTGSPSVIIFGDADDSTEQEEYACPEACSCYEGMKYINCSHRGLLDIPTILPSVVIQLDLSYNNLKRLNVEALQNATALQELILSNNVIEQFDKELLLKLDKLELLDLSSNQLSHLDSDCFAEASKSLRRIYLSNNPIVLPDNGPFLEQPELEQLYLVNCNLTEIPDETFKELGGLEQLDLFGNQFEEEMSVDMFESLKNLIHLRLPPLSENTVRELCEKLERIDVIDITTHNISCFYLASESSFEDSIIVDLPKTPEPVYTTKEPTTPRPTRKAQKTLNEIMQDYKSSTSKLESSDLALQPTTARSTEQRGENRFNGSLVSSSQSGSPSSASITHTGNSPAVEDGAVIKQSSTGSEHRQDGEQSLLSSISPETMKQILMGIIGVTVLAIIIGLICRRTGMKNKLCGTKRRPAPTDQVRPAEEVPLNKV, from the exons ATGCGCCGTAGATTGATCAGGGATTATATGGTCCCGGTGGTAATACTGCTGACGATACTGCTCTGGACGAG TCTCTCGGAGGTGCACGCAAAGAATGAGGAAGATGGCGCAGATGACGGGGATGACATGTATGCCGACGAGTACGATGACACGTACGACGAGGAGGACGAAATCAGTGGTCCCCTACCAATAGGGACGGATCATGCACGGCATCAGAGCGGTGACAGTGATAAATCGAGAGCATCATCCTCCACGACAGCGTCTGCTGGAACGACGGCCAAGGCAACGTCCACTACCGGTAGTCCATCGGTGATCATTTTCGGTGATGCGGACG ATTCTACCGAACAGGAAGAATATGCGTGTCCGGAAGCGTGCAGCTGTTACGAAGGGATGAAGTACATAAACTGTTCCCACCGTGGTCTGCTGGACATCCCTACCATACTGCCCAGTGTTGTGATTCAGCTGGATCTGAGCTACAACAACTTGAAGCGACTAAACGTGGAAGCGCTCCAGAACGCTACTGCGCTGCAAGAACTCATCCTATCGAACAATGTGATCGAACAGTTTGACAAGGAACTACTGCTGAAGCTGGACAAACTAGAGCTGCTAGATCTATCCTCCAATCAGCTATCACATCTGGATAGTGATTGTTTTGCTGAGGCCAGCAAATCACTGCGTAGGATATACCTAAGCAATAACCCTATCGTCCTGCCCGACAACGGTCCTTTTCTGGAGCAACCCGAGCTCGAGCAGCTATACCTGGTGAACTGCAATCTCACTGAGATACCGGACGAAACGTTCAAGGAACTGGGAGGGCTCGAGCAGCTCGATCTCTTCGGCAATCAGTTCGAAGAG gAAATGAGTGTGGATATGTTCGAGTCCCTTAAGAATCTGATACATCTACGACTACCACCGCTGTCAGAAAACACTGTACGCGAGCTGTGCGAAAAGTTGGAACGGATCGATGTAATTGACATAACGACGCATAACATCAGCTGCTTCTATCTAGCGTCAGAATCTTCGTTCGAGGACAGCATCATAGTGGATTTGCCGAAAACTCCCGAGCCCGTATATACGACCAAAG AACCAACCACACCACGACCGACGCGCAAAGCACAGAAAACTTTGAATGAAATCATGCAGGACTACAAATCGTCTACATCCAAGCTAGAATCATCCGATCTGGCGTTACAACCCACGACCGCACGATCTACAGAACAGAGAGGCGAAAACAGATTCAACGGAAGTTTGGTTTCCTCCTCACAATCTGGATCTCCTTCATCCGCTTCCATCACGCACACTGGCAACTCCCCAGCAGTGGAAGATGGTGCTGTGATTAAGCAATCTTCAACCGGATCCGAACACCGTCAGGACGGTGAACAGTCCCTGCTTTCATCGATATCGCCCGAAACGATGAAGCAGATCCTGATGGGCATCATTGGTGTGACTGTGTTGGCGATAATCATCGGGCTTATCTGCCGGCGAACTGGCATGAAGAATAAACTTTGCGGTACGAAGCGACGCCCCGCACCGACCGATCAAGTACGACCGGCGGAGGAGGTCCCCCTCAACAAGGTCTAG